The Dehalococcoidia bacterium genomic sequence CCGCTCGCTGCGCTCGCTCGCAATGACGGGATGGGATGGCTGCCCCCATTGCGCCGCGCTCTCCGCGCTGCCGGCCAGAACAGTCGTCGTTTCTCTGGACAGTGCCGACCAGAACGAGCGTCGTTGCGAGGCGGCCGCAGGCCGCCGCGGCAACCCCGCACGGCGCGCCCACGAAGAGGGGCGGTTAGGCGGATTGGGCGGCAGCGGACTGAATTGCCGCGCTCGCTCGCAATGACGGGACGGGATGGGCGCCCGTCATTGGCTCGCCCCCAAGACGGTTCTCTGAAGACCGTTGGCGAGCGCCGCGACGAGGCCCAGCATCATTGCGAAGCCGAGGGAACCGAGGCGGCGGCACTCCCGTTCTCATCTGCGCCCGCCGTCCGGAAAGCCAACGCAGCGCGGACCCGCTCGGGGTGACAGCGGCGGGCATCATCGGGATGGTTGAACCTGCCCGCGGGCAGTAATGGCGGGAGACGCGGCGCGCTTACCAGCCGACTTCGAGTTCGAGGAAGCGGCCGACCAACTCACCGTGCGGATCGACGAGGACGACCGCCACGTCATCATCGGGGCTGACAGCGAGATGGAGCGGACGCGCCTCCTGACGCAGCAGGTCAGCAAGGCGGACCCGAGCGCGGGGGACGCTGCGGTCGCCGATGAAGATGAGCAGCCAGACGTCGCCGCTTGGCCGCGCGTCGCTCCGGGCGACGAGCCGCGACAGGACCGCCCGCGGCGGCAGCGCGCCGCGACCGCGGCTCGAGTCGAAGAGAACGAGGTCGGCGGGAACGCTCCCGCGGAAGAGGACGGCTGAGCGCGGCGCTGACGGCGCTCCCGCTGTCTCAGCGATGCTTGGGAAGGCTTCGACCGCTCTCATCAGTTGCAGCTCACCCGGCGAGGACGGCTGGGCGAGCGCCAGCAGCGTCATCGAACCGCGGGACGACAGAAAGCGGTCAGACCAGCCCGCCGGCAGCGCGTTCGCCACTACGACCCGCGTCTCGACCAGCTGGCCCGCTTCCTGGCGGACAGCGACGAACGCCGTCTCCGACGACGCCAGCCCCGCGGCGAGCGCCTCGCGAACGAGGAGACCCTTCAGGGCGCGTTCGGCGGCGGCGCGCCGGTTTTCGGGATAGACCGTTCGCGCTCCGGCAGCGAGGCTGGGGTCGTAGCCGAGGCGGGCGAGGAAGGCGCGCAGGTCGTCCGGCGCGAGGCTTGCGCCGACCAGATACTCGAGGGTCGCCACCCGGCGCGCGCCGAAGAAGGGCGCAAGCGCGATCGGCGCGGGAACCGCCTCGGTCTCGGCGAGAACGCCGGTCGGCCCGACCAATCGCGCCCGCAGCGGCGCGCCGTCCTCTGCCCGCGCCAGCACGACGCTCGCCCGGCCCGGTCGGAGGTCGCCGAGATCGATCTCGCACCACTCCGCGCCGCGCGCCGTACCGCCAGCCGCCAACTCGACTAGGGGGCGGTTCAGTGCCAAGCGGAGACCGCCGAGGACCGGCCCGCTCCAGAAGGCGAGCATCTCGTCGAGCGCGGTCGCGATGTCTTCGGCAGCAGGGTCGCTCGTCAGAAAGCGGGCAATGCCGCCGCCCCGGTCGGCGAGCTCGCCGGCGAGGAAGCTGTTCGGCGCGGCATCGATGCAGAGAACGCTGATTCGCCGGCGGTCCGGGCGCTGTGCCTCCTCGTCCGCAAGACGGAGGATGCGGGCTGCGTCGGTCACCTCGGCATCGGTGACGACGATGACATGCCCGGCGCGGCCGCTGCTCCGCGGAAGGCGGAGCGCCTGCTCGAGGGCGACGCCGAGCTCAGTGCCGCCGCCATCGCGCGCTGCCTTCAGGAACGCGACCGCCGCCCGGACATTTTCAGCGGTCGCCGGCTGCGGCACCGAAGCGAACCAGCGCGTTGTGGAGTGGAAGACGCCGAGGGCGAAGGTCGGCCGCTCGCCGGGCTCTTCAGAGAGCTGAGTCAAGAAGCGCTCGACGGCCCAATCGGCCGCGGCCCACTTCGGCCCCTCCATCGAGCCGGAGTGATCGACGAGAAGGATGACCTCGCGCGCGCGTTCGACGGCGCCCGCGACGCCGCCCGGCACGGTCGCCAGCGCGAGCAGATAGCGCCGGCCGCCGGCAGGCTGCTCGAAGAGCGCCAGCCCGCGCCCGGACGCTGGCCAGCGGAGGACACAGTCACGGTCCGGCAGCGCCTCGCCCTCAGCCAGCCGGACGCGCAGGCCGTCCGCTTCGGCGGTCAGCGCCAGGCGGTGGGTCGGGCTGGTCACCTCCGGCGCGCCGGCAAACCGCACGTCAAGCGCAAAGCGGTGGCCGGGGTCACGCACGAGAGCGAGCGGCTGCCCGGCCGCCGGCCGTGAGCCGGTCTCGTCGCCGCGGGAATAGCGCGGCGCGATCGTGAGCGGGACGCGGAGCGTCCAGGCGTCACCCTCGTCGCGGGCAAGCTGGACGTAGCGGGTGGTGACGGCCACGTTCTCGTCGGGCGGGATGCCGGCGACGCGCAGCGTGAACACGTCCGGCGACTCCCGCGTCAGCAGCGCCGCCTGGCGTCCCTCGGCCACCGCCTTGCCGTATGCCCGTTCGCTTGCCTCCCGCTCGGCGAGCGTCGCCACGATCGTCACCGTGCCGAAGCGGACCGTCACGCCCGTCACGGCGGCGTCGCCGGGCAGCGGAAAGCGGTAGAGTGCCTCGACGACACCGGCATGCTGGCTGCGGTCGAAGCGGTAGACATGAGTGAGGACAAGGTCGGCGAACGGCCCGACGACGCAGCCGGTCAGATCGGTGCGCCGGAGCGGGATGAAGCGGCCGGCCTCGCCAGCAATCTCGAGCGTGGCGACCGGCGCGGCCGGGGAATTGTCGAAGCGCGCGGTGCGAAACATCAGCCTCCCTCGCCGCCGGCGGCGGCTCTGGCAGGATCAACGCCGCCGGCCGCCGAGGGTTCCTCCCGGCAGCCGACCCCTCAGCCCCCGACCTGGATCGGACGCTCGAGGCGCAGCCAGGCCGGGCCGATCGGCGCGCCGCCGTCGCGCAGCCCGACCTCGATCCAGAGGTCGCCGCGTCCGGTGGGCACCCGGAGGGACTGCGTGTCGCGAACGAGCGCACCGCGCGGCCAGCGGTCAGTGGGATAGGTGCCGGCTGCGGGCAGCGCCTCACTCGCCGTCAGCACCGTGCCGTCCGGCGCAACGAAGCGCACCGCCACTGCCAGCGAACGGTCGACCGGCTCGACAGCCCGCCAGAAGAGGCGCAGCAGCAGCGGCTCGCCGGCCCGGAAGACGGTTCGCTCCAGTTCGAACCCCGCCAGTTCGATGGAGCCGAAGGCGGCCCGCTGGCGCTGGAAGCGGAACGCCTCTTCGGGAACGTCGCCGGGCAGCACCTCCAGCCGGCCGATGAGGACGTGGTCTGCTCCATCGAGGGTGCCGATCCGCGCGCCGTCGGGACGGTAGAGGCCGATCTCGACGGCATAGCGGCCCGGCGGCGTGCCCGGCGGCACTTCAACCCAGTAGGGGTCGACGATCGGCGCGCCGACCGGCCACTTCGTCATCGGAAAGACATCGCTGACCGGCCGCTTGTCCAGCTGGCCGTAGACTTGGTTGCCGGCGTTCAGGAAGTGGACAAACGCCCAAAGGTCCTCCCGCTGGCGCTCGAGGAGACGCCAGTAGAGCGTCAGCCCGACGACCTCGCCCGGCCGCGCCGCCAGCTTGTCGGTGTCGTAGCCCTCAAAGACGATCCCGCGCTCAAAGAGCGTCCGCCGGACGAAGCGGATTTCAGGCTGCTCCTCGAACCGGATCTCCGGCGAGAGGTCGTAGGCGTGGAGCCAGACGCCGCGCAGTTCCTCCGCTGGCCGCGCCGGCTCGGCGAAATCCTCGAGGAGACGGAGCACCGTCCGCGTCGGGTCAGCGAGATCGTCCTGCCAGCGCAACAGCCAGAGGCGCGGATGGCGGGCCGCGATCGCGTCGAGCTGGGAGGCGACTTCGACGAGCGGACGCTCGAGGTCGAGCAGCGGCCCTGGGGGCAGCGGATAGACAGCGCGCGGCGTCCGGGCATAGTAGCGGACGTTGGGCTCGGCATGGCCGCCGACAACGACGAGCGCGTCCTCCGGTCCTGCTTCCGCCTCGACCACCGCCATCGCGTCACGGAAGGTCTGGGCGGCGAGGTCGGCGTCGGCGGTCTGCTCGCCGCTTCCGAGGATGACGAGGGCAGCGAGAGCGCCGCCGGCAAGAACCGGCCCGGCACGGCGGACAGCGAGGAGGGCCGCTAGGCCGCCGCCGAAGGCGAGAAGCGGGCCGAGCGCCGCCGGCAGCAGGTAGCGCGGAGCGAACTTCGGGGCCGCGCCAAGAAGCACGAGCAGCCCGAGCGTTGGGACAGCGATCAGGGCGATGACGAGCAGCCCCGCCGTCCGCCGGCGGAGCGCCAGCCAGCCGATGCCGAGGGCGAGCAGCACCAGCCCCAGCCCGGCGACAATCGCTGCGCCGTCCGCGCCGCGCCCGACCCCCGCCGCGGCGGCGAGCAGGCTCTCCAGGAGGACAGCAGTTCGGTCGATGGGACCGCGAAAGTAGCTCGCGTTCTCGGCCGAGAGGCCGCGCGCGATCGCCAGCCACGGCGCGACGAGCAGCACAGCGACGCCAAGAGTGAAGAGCGCCGCGCCAGCGCGGACGACGCGCCGGCCAGCCAGCGCCGCGAGACCGAGCGCGAGTCCGGCAAGCGGCAGGATGGCGAGGAGATGGGTCGCCGTCGCGAGGGCGGCCGCCGCGCCGAGCGCCAGCCACCGCCGTGCCCCGCCGCGCTCCACCGCCGCCGCGCCCGCCCAGACCGCGAGCGCCACCGCGAGCAGCGCCAGCGCGTACATCCGCCCTTGGCGGCTGTGCCAGACGAGCCAGGGGGACCAGGCGGCGAGGAGCGCCACGAGGAAAGGCGAGGCGCCCGCCGACCGGCTGAGGAGCGCGCGCGCAACCGCGGCGGCAACGACGATCGTCAGCGTGCCGGCGAAGGCAGCAGGCAGCCGGAGCGCGAATTCGGTATCGCCGGCGAGCGCCATCCAGCCGTGCAGGACGAGGAAAGACCCCGGCGGATGCTCAACGGCAGCCGCCGCCTGGATCAGGTCGCCGAGGGGACGCCGCGCGATGTCCCAGCTGCTCGCCTCGTCATGCCACAGCCCGGCCGCGCCGAGACCGGCGACGCGGACCGCGAAGCCGCCCAGCACAGTCGCAAGGAGGAGCCAGTCGAGCAAACGCCTCGCAGGCGCGGCCGGATGGTCCGGTCGCGGCTGGACCGCAGTCGTCGCCGGGTCTTGGTGGAACACGCCCTCGCCCCACGGCATTACCGCACGAATGGCTGATGCCGCAACCGGATCGTAGCCGGAGCTACCGCCTGCCCCATCACGCGGAACATTCTGCCCCTCGCGCGCGTTCCGGCGGTAGCGGCTGGAGCCGCCGACGCCGCATGATAGAGGAGCCGATGACCGAGACCGCTGTTCCGACTGGGAGCGCGCCCCTGGCGCAAGCCGACCGCCTCGACTGGAAAGACCTCGCGATCGCCCTTGGTGTGCTGGCAGCAATGGTCGGGGTGCTGGCCGGCCTGATCGTGGCGGTGTCACTGAGCGGGGTAGTGACCCCAGCCGCGTTCGAGGACGGCTCAATCCTGCCGGCTCTCATCGGCTTCCAGACGCTTGCCTTCACGCTGGCAGCGCTCGCTCCGCTGCTGCGCCACCGCCGCGCCGGTCCCGGGCTGCTCGGCGTTCGGCGCGTCAACGGGCGCTGGCTGCTCGCTGCCGTGGCCCTTGGGGCGGCCACCCGCGGCCTTGTCCTCCTCGCCTTGCTCGCCGTCACCGCGGCCGGCATCGACGTCGGCAATCCGCAGCAGGAATTGCTCGCCGCCACTCGGGGCGCCTGGCCGTCTTTCCTTCTCCTCATCCTGACCGGCGCTGTGCTGACTGCGGTCGGCGAAGAGCTGCTCTTTCGCGGGCTGCTATTCGGCTGGCTGCGGACGCATCTCCCCTTCTGGCCGGCTGCAGCAGGAAGCGCGCTCGTCTTCGGGATATTCCACGGCGTCAATGTCGTGCTGCCGGTTGCGGTCGCGATCGGGGTCCTCTGCGCTGCGCTCTACGAGCGGACACGCTCGATCTGGCCGCCGGTCCTCGTCCACCTGACAAACAACCTGCTGGTCTTCGTCACCGCCCGCCTCTTCGCCGGCGGGGCCTAGCTCGGACGCCATGGACGACCTTGACCGCGCGATCGACCGAGCCGCCGGCTGGCTGCTGCGCGAGCTGGGAACTCCGCTGCTGCCGTCGCAGCGGGCGCTTGTGCGCGCCGCGCTCGAGGCGGGCTACCTCTACGGCGAGCACGAAAAGACCGACCTTCGCTTGGCCGCGGTCGGCGCAGCCTATGTCGATGCCTCAGAGCGGCTCGGCCGCGTGCCGGTGATCGTCCGAGCGATCGCCAGCGGGCTGTACGGCGTTATCGCCGCCCTCGACCCGCCGTTCACCGCGGAGGAAGAGGCGACGATCCGCGCCCTCGGGGGCGGCATCAGCGAGGACGGCGCGGTGTTTGCCGTGCCGAGCATCGAGACCGCGGTCGCGCTCATCCCTGCCTGTCAGGCGCTCTACGAACGGCGGCGCGGCGCATCGTCCTCGCCGCCGGGCACAGAGACGGTCTGAGCGTTCGGGCGGCGCGCGGGCTCGGAGGAGGAGCCCTCGCCAGCCGCCGCCGACCGCGAGGCCGGCACAGAGTAGCCCGCCGTTTAGAGCCCAGCTCAAAGGCGCCCGCGTCGCCTCCCCGCAGCGCGACCTGCGCCAGGCACTCAACGTCCGGGGCAGGACGGTGCGCGCCAGTCCCCGGCATTGATGCTCCTACGGGCGCCGCCGCCTAGGGCAGTCAGCACGCGCAGACCCGGCTGACGGGGCCGCCATGCCGGGCGCAGGAGCGGCCCACATGGCCGCCCCCGCCCCCTCGTCAGGAGGCGACTGCGAGCGTGTGAGCGCGGCAGTGAGAGAAGAGCCGCCGCAGGGAAGCCGGCAGGTTCGGCCGCCGCAGTGCACGCAGCGGGGGGCGGATGACGGAGCCCGAGATAAAGCGCGGCGTCGCGCTTGGTACTGCCGCTGGGAGGTCGCAGGTGCGAGAGCGCGCAGTCGCTGCCGCGCTAGCGACGAGCGCTGGCAGCTGTGCCGGCCTGCGCGCGGCTGCGGCAGACGGATGCTTCGGCAGGCCGCCCTCTCTCGCTCGCGCTAGAAGTATCGCCAGCCGCGATACGTTTGGCCAGGACGCCGCGGCGGCAAGAGGCGGTCGTTGCCTGCTTTCTCGAACAGGGTCTTGGCCGCCGCTTCGGCCTCGGCGACCACCCTTTCCTCGTCCCAGACGGTCGAGCGGCCATCCTCGATCAAGATTTTGCCGTCCACCATCACGAGGTCGACCATCGACGCCTCGGTACACCAGACGAGGGTGGAGAGCAGCCGCCGGTCGTCGAAGCGCGGCGAGAAGGCTGGGCGGTCGGTGTCGACGACGATGAGATCGGCGGCGCGGCCGACAGCGAGGCCGTTGACGGCCGGGTCAAGAAAGAGGGCGCGCGCGCCGGCAACAGTCGCCATCTCGAGGACGGTCTCCGTCGTCGGAGTGACGTCTGCGTCCTGCGGGTCGCCGGCGAGCTGCTCGGCGAGCTTGCGCGTTGCCGTCCCGACGAGGCAGAGCCGCATCGCCTCCCAGAGCGACGTCGTCGGATGGGAATTGGGCGCGTCGGTGCCCAGCCCGGGGACAACGCCGACGGCGAGGAAGTGATGGAGCGCCGGGCCGTGCTCGCGGTACATCCGACCGAGGGGGACCATGCACGCTTTCACGCCAAGGTCCGCCCAGATCTCATACTCGTAGGGCAGCATCTGGAACGACTTGCCGCCGAGCGTCTGGTCGTCGAGGATGCCGAGGCGGGCGCAATACTCGACCGCGCCGCCGGCGATGCCCCGGGCGCGAAAGGTCTCCCGCCACAGTTCGCCCGAGAGGTCGATGTCGAAGGGCGCGCCAAGCGCCCGCACCCCCTCACGCAGCGCTACCAGCTCCTCGCTCGTCGCGACCCAGCTCGGGTTGATCGGACTGGCTGTCACCTCGATCCGACTGCTCTTCCAGCGTGCGCGCAGCCGCTCGACCTCCCGCAGCACCGCATCGACCGACTCAATCGCCTCCGCCGGAACCAGCGACGGCTCGGAGAGGTGACAGCGCGAAACGAGGGCGCGCATGCCCGACTCGTCGATGGCGTGAAGCACGCCCTCGATGTTGTCGCGCGGGATGTTGGTGAAATGCTGGTCATGGACGGCCGTTGTCCCGCCTTTCAGCATGTCGAGCAGGTGGAGCCGCACGATCGCGGCGGTCACCTCGGCGCCGGCGTGCTTCCAGAGCCCAATCTGCTCGTGGGCGAAGGCGGCCATTCCCGCTGCCGAGGGGAGGTCGTCCATCCGCGCGCGATAGACAATCTGGTCGAGATGGTTGTGGGCATTCACTAGCCCCGGCAGGATCACTTTGCGCCGAGCGTCGATCGTGCGCGCCGCCCGGCCGGTCCACGCTGTGTCCGGGCCGACGCTGGCGATGCGGCCGCCCTGCACTGCGAGATGACCGTCCGTGAACACGCGCCGCTCGTCGTCAAGGGTGACAATGTAGCCGTTGCGGAAGACCACATCCGCCTGCTGCTCCATGGGCGCCTCCTTCATCGGTGTCATCGTAGCATCGGGACCGTCGGCCACGGATGGAGGCGCAGTCGGCCCTTGCGAGGGGGCGCGGATCCGGCCGGGCAGGCGCTATGGTCCGCACGTGACGAGAGGGCCCGAGAACGAGGGCGGTGGAGCAGGGCTCGGTCGCCGTCCGGGCGGAACGCTGCTCGCCGCGTTCCTGCCGGCACCAGCGCGGGCACCCGCGCTGGTGTGAGAGCCGCATGCTCGAGAACCGGCCCCAAGTGGGCAGCGGCGAGTTTTCCCCGGGGCTGCGCAGCCGGGTCGGCGTACCCGGCAAGACTTCTCTCTGTGAAACGCGCGTCCTTGCGCCGAACAGGCAGTGAGCGCAGCACTCGACGCCGTCAACGGCGCGGCTTGGACCAGCGTCCGTACCCGGCAGGATTTGCGAGCGCGCCCGCCTTGCTTGATGGTTGGAACGTACGCTTTCCTCGTCAACAGGCAGCTGGTCCGCCGCGACCAGCGGCGCGTCGTGGTAACGCCGTTCGCTCCCGGCGATGAGCAGATTTCGTTCCCCCGGAGGCGCCGGCCAGCCGTTCACGGTCGTGGCAACCTCGGCGTCCAGCCCCGCCAACTTCAGCCTCGCCGGTCCCGGCGCACCGTAGTTCCTCGGCAGCAGTCCCGGCGGCATGGACACCGCTTGGAACTTCGGGTAACTGGGTCGATCGAGCTGAACAAGGCCGGCGACCGGGTCTCGGTCGCCTCCGATTTCTGGACGATCGACTCGCTCGGTACTCGCTCGTCTGGCTGCGCCAAGCGACGTCCGACCTGCTCTCCGGCCAGCCGGCATTCGTCGACCGCTTCGAGTTCCGCCGCAAGCCCGGGGAGGAGCAGCTCCTCCCCTCCCCAGCGGGGGATACGCCGCCGCGAGGAGGCACGACGTGCTGCGGCCGGGGTTGCCGCGGCCGCCTTGCGGCAGCCTCGCAACGGCGCCTGCGCTGACCGCTTCTGCCCAGAAAGACAACGCCGGTGCGGGCCGGCTCGCCTCAGCCTTCTGCAACTCGGCAGTCGACTGCCAGCAGCCTCGCAACAACGGCAGTGCCGACCGGCAAAGCGCAGAACGTGCCATACCGCAGGCGCCTATCCAGCCCGTCATTGCGAGCCGGCCGTCAGGCCGGCGCGGCAATCCCGCTCAGCGCAGACGCTCCCCCCGCATCGTGGAGGAGGGGACGCAGAGCGGCCGGGGTTGCCGCGGCCGCCTCGCAACGACGCCTGCGCCGACCGGCACTGCGCAGAAAGACAACGCCGGCGCTGGCCGGCAGAGCGCAGAAAAACGATACCCGCCTTGGCGGCTCAGCGCCGCCGACGCATCTGCGCCATTCGCGGCCAGGGGCAATCAGCGGGCCGGGCGCCGCCGCAGCTTAGCGAGCAAGAAAGTCGTGGACGATGCGGACAAATTCGTCAGGCGCATCATCGGCAACGTTCACGCCGCCATCCTCGATCACAGCGAGCTCGGCGCCGGGGATAACCGCAGCCGCGCGCTCGGAGTCAGGACAGATCGGGTCGCCGCGTCCCACCACGATGAGGGTCGGCACCGCGATCCGCCTCGCGAGCGCAGCGTCGTCATAGGCCGCAACAGCATGGTAGGCCCAATGCCAGGTGTCGCCCGCCTGCAGCCGCTCGATCAAGCAGCGGCGAGCGACGTGCGGCGTCAGCCAGCGCCCGCCGAGAAAGCGGATGCCCGCCATGTAGCCTTCCAGCTCGGCTCCTTCGACCGAAAACGTGCCGGGCTTGGCGTTGGCAAGGCCGGCGCGCATCTCCTCGCGCAGCAGCGGATAGCCGACCGGAACATACTTGCGCACCCGCCCGGGATAGTCGGCGGCGATAATGCCCGCGATCAGGGCGCCGGTGTGATGGCCAAGCGCATCGAACTGGCGGATTCCGAGGAGATCGCACGCTTCGACGATCCGGCGGGCATAGTACGGGAGATCTGGTTTGATAGGCGGAAGGTCCGATTCGCCGTAGCCCGGCGTGTCGAAGGCCCAAACGTGGTGGCCAAGCGCAGCGAACTTGGGCAGCACCGCTTCCCACATCCGCGCCGAACTCGGATTTTGGTGGAGCAGCACGAGCGGAAACCC encodes the following:
- a CDS encoding VIT and VWA domain-containing protein, with protein sequence MFRTARFDNSPAAPVATLEIAGEAGRFIPLRRTDLTGCVVGPFADLVLTHVYRFDRSQHAGVVEALYRFPLPGDAAVTGVTVRFGTVTIVATLAEREASERAYGKAVAEGRQAALLTRESPDVFTLRVAGIPPDENVAVTTRYVQLARDEGDAWTLRVPLTIAPRYSRGDETGSRPAAGQPLALVRDPGHRFALDVRFAGAPEVTSPTHRLALTAEADGLRVRLAEGEALPDRDCVLRWPASGRGLALFEQPAGGRRYLLALATVPGGVAGAVERAREVILLVDHSGSMEGPKWAAADWAVERFLTQLSEEPGERPTFALGVFHSTTRWFASVPQPATAENVRAAVAFLKAARDGGGTELGVALEQALRLPRSSGRAGHVIVVTDAEVTDAARILRLADEEAQRPDRRRISVLCIDAAPNSFLAGELADRGGGIARFLTSDPAAEDIATALDEMLAFWSGPVLGGLRLALNRPLVELAAGGTARGAEWCEIDLGDLRPGRASVVLARAEDGAPLRARLVGPTGVLAETEAVPAPIALAPFFGARRVATLEYLVGASLAPDDLRAFLARLGYDPSLAAGARTVYPENRRAAAERALKGLLVREALAAGLASSETAFVAVRQEAGQLVETRVVVANALPAGWSDRFLSSRGSMTLLALAQPSSPGELQLMRAVEAFPSIAETAGAPSAPRSAVLFRGSVPADLVLFDSSRGRGALPPRAVLSRLVARSDARPSGDVWLLIFIGDRSVPRARVRLADLLRQEARPLHLAVSPDDDVAVVLVDPHGELVGRFLELEVGW
- a CDS encoding glycosyltransferase family 39 protein, which translates into the protein MPWGEGVFHQDPATTAVQPRPDHPAAPARRLLDWLLLATVLGGFAVRVAGLGAAGLWHDEASSWDIARRPLGDLIQAAAAVEHPPGSFLVLHGWMALAGDTEFALRLPAAFAGTLTIVVAAAVARALLSRSAGASPFLVALLAAWSPWLVWHSRQGRMYALALLAVALAVWAGAAAVERGGARRWLALGAAAALATATHLLAILPLAGLALGLAALAGRRVVRAGAALFTLGVAVLLVAPWLAIARGLSAENASYFRGPIDRTAVLLESLLAAAAGVGRGADGAAIVAGLGLVLLALGIGWLALRRRTAGLLVIALIAVPTLGLLVLLGAAPKFAPRYLLPAALGPLLAFGGGLAALLAVRRAGPVLAGGALAALVILGSGEQTADADLAAQTFRDAMAVVEAEAGPEDALVVVGGHAEPNVRYYARTPRAVYPLPPGPLLDLERPLVEVASQLDAIAARHPRLWLLRWQDDLADPTRTVLRLLEDFAEPARPAEELRGVWLHAYDLSPEIRFEEQPEIRFVRRTLFERGIVFEGYDTDKLAARPGEVVGLTLYWRLLERQREDLWAFVHFLNAGNQVYGQLDKRPVSDVFPMTKWPVGAPIVDPYWVEVPPGTPPGRYAVEIGLYRPDGARIGTLDGADHVLIGRLEVLPGDVPEEAFRFQRQRAAFGSIELAGFELERTVFRAGEPLLLRLFWRAVEPVDRSLAVAVRFVAPDGTVLTASEALPAAGTYPTDRWPRGALVRDTQSLRVPTGRGDLWIEVGLRDGGAPIGPAWLRLERPIQVGG
- a CDS encoding CPBP family intramembrane metalloprotease, coding for MTETAVPTGSAPLAQADRLDWKDLAIALGVLAAMVGVLAGLIVAVSLSGVVTPAAFEDGSILPALIGFQTLAFTLAALAPLLRHRRAGPGLLGVRRVNGRWLLAAVALGAATRGLVLLALLAVTAAGIDVGNPQQELLAATRGAWPSFLLLILTGAVLTAVGEELLFRGLLFGWLRTHLPFWPAAAGSALVFGIFHGVNVVLPVAVAIGVLCAALYERTRSIWPPVLVHLTNNLLVFVTARLFAGGA
- a CDS encoding amidohydrolase family protein; amino-acid sequence: MKEAPMEQQADVVFRNGYIVTLDDERRVFTDGHLAVQGGRIASVGPDTAWTGRAARTIDARRKVILPGLVNAHNHLDQIVYRARMDDLPSAAGMAAFAHEQIGLWKHAGAEVTAAIVRLHLLDMLKGGTTAVHDQHFTNIPRDNIEGVLHAIDESGMRALVSRCHLSEPSLVPAEAIESVDAVLREVERLRARWKSSRIEVTASPINPSWVATSEELVALREGVRALGAPFDIDLSGELWRETFRARGIAGGAVEYCARLGILDDQTLGGKSFQMLPYEYEIWADLGVKACMVPLGRMYREHGPALHHFLAVGVVPGLGTDAPNSHPTTSLWEAMRLCLVGTATRKLAEQLAGDPQDADVTPTTETVLEMATVAGARALFLDPAVNGLAVGRAADLIVVDTDRPAFSPRFDDRRLLSTLVWCTEASMVDLVMVDGKILIEDGRSTVWDEERVVAEAEAAAKTLFEKAGNDRLLPPRRPGQTYRGWRYF
- a CDS encoding alpha/beta hydrolase, yielding MTRILRGYVTTPEGQIHYHTGGDGFPLVLLHQNPSSARMWEAVLPKFAALGHHVWAFDTPGYGESDLPPIKPDLPYYARRIVEACDLLGIRQFDALGHHTGALIAGIIAADYPGRVRKYVPVGYPLLREEMRAGLANAKPGTFSVEGAELEGYMAGIRFLGGRWLTPHVARRCLIERLQAGDTWHWAYHAVAAYDDAALARRIAVPTLIVVGRGDPICPDSERAAAVIPGAELAVIEDGGVNVADDAPDEFVRIVHDFLAR